In Streptomyces qaidamensis, one DNA window encodes the following:
- a CDS encoding carbon starvation CstA family protein, whose translation MSVSTLPESGPPAPEKSRISLRSALLWTGVALLGAVAWGVLALARGEKISAIWLVVAALGSYAIAYRFYARFIARRVLRPDDRRATPAERLEDGVDFQPTDRRVLLGHHFAAIAGAGPLVGPVLAAQMGYLPGTLWIVAGVIFAGAVQDMVVLFLSMRRDGKSLGQMARDEIGRAGGAAALVAVFAIMIILLGVLALVVVNALAHSPWGTFSVAMTIPIALFMGFWMHRVRPGRVVETSLIGVALLLLAIVGGGWVQNSSLAGTFTLSPTTLVFCLIGYGFVASVLPVWMLLAPRDYLSTFMKIGTIALLAVGVIVAAPVLRADAVSDFATSGTGPVFAGALFPFLFITIACGALSGFHALVSSGTTPKLIQKESQVRLIGYGAMLMESFVAIMALIAAATLEPGLYYAMNAPAGLLGATAESASHAVAGLGFTITPDQLTQAAKAVEEQTLIARSGGAPTLAVGMSEIFSGVFGGAAMKAFWYHFAIMFEALFILTTVDAGTRVGRFMLQDMLGNVWKPIGRVNWKPGIWLCSGLVVAAWGYFLYTGATDPLGGINQLFPLFGIANQLLAAIALAVCTTVLVKSGRLRWAWVTGVPLAWVTAITFTAGWQKVFSADPKIGFFAQRAHYADALDAGRILAPAKTTADMHTVVTNSTVDGVLIALFLLLVAVVIGNAAVVCVRAIRSTTPLPTTEAPYVESRIDAPGDSVEPLAGARS comes from the coding sequence ATGTCTGTGTCCACCCTGCCCGAATCCGGCCCGCCCGCGCCCGAGAAGTCGCGTATATCACTTCGGTCCGCCCTGCTGTGGACCGGCGTCGCCCTGCTCGGAGCCGTCGCCTGGGGCGTCCTCGCGCTCGCCCGGGGCGAGAAGATCTCCGCGATCTGGCTGGTGGTCGCCGCGCTCGGCTCGTACGCCATCGCCTACCGCTTCTATGCGCGGTTCATCGCCCGCCGCGTACTCCGGCCGGACGACCGCCGGGCCACGCCCGCGGAGCGACTGGAGGACGGCGTCGACTTCCAGCCGACCGACCGCCGGGTGCTGCTCGGCCACCACTTCGCCGCGATCGCCGGCGCCGGGCCGCTGGTGGGACCGGTTCTCGCGGCCCAGATGGGTTATCTCCCGGGCACGCTGTGGATCGTCGCCGGGGTGATCTTCGCCGGAGCGGTGCAGGACATGGTGGTGCTGTTCCTGTCGATGCGCCGGGACGGCAAGTCGCTGGGGCAGATGGCCCGTGACGAGATCGGCCGGGCGGGCGGGGCGGCCGCTCTGGTCGCGGTGTTCGCCATCATGATCATCCTGCTCGGGGTGCTCGCCCTGGTGGTCGTGAACGCCCTGGCCCACTCCCCGTGGGGTACGTTCTCCGTCGCGATGACCATCCCCATCGCCCTCTTCATGGGCTTCTGGATGCACCGGGTCCGTCCCGGCAGGGTCGTCGAGACCAGCCTCATCGGCGTGGCGCTGCTGCTCCTGGCGATCGTCGGCGGCGGCTGGGTGCAGAACTCCTCCCTCGCCGGCACGTTCACCCTCAGCCCCACCACCCTCGTCTTCTGCCTGATCGGCTACGGCTTCGTCGCCTCCGTGCTGCCGGTGTGGATGCTGCTGGCGCCGCGCGACTACCTCTCCACCTTCATGAAGATCGGCACGATCGCCCTGCTCGCGGTGGGCGTGATCGTGGCCGCGCCCGTGCTCAGGGCCGACGCGGTGAGCGACTTCGCGACGTCGGGAACGGGCCCGGTCTTCGCAGGGGCGCTGTTCCCCTTCCTCTTCATCACGATCGCTTGCGGCGCGCTGTCCGGCTTCCACGCCCTGGTCTCCTCCGGAACGACCCCGAAGCTCATCCAGAAGGAGTCCCAGGTCCGGCTGATCGGCTACGGCGCGATGCTGATGGAGTCGTTCGTCGCGATCATGGCGCTGATCGCCGCGGCGACGCTGGAGCCGGGCCTGTACTACGCGATGAACGCACCGGCGGGTCTGCTGGGCGCGACCGCCGAGTCCGCGTCCCACGCAGTGGCGGGCCTCGGCTTCACCATCACCCCCGACCAGCTCACGCAGGCCGCGAAGGCGGTCGAGGAACAGACCCTGATCGCCCGCTCCGGCGGCGCCCCGACCCTCGCGGTCGGCATGTCGGAGATCTTCTCCGGAGTCTTCGGCGGGGCTGCCATGAAGGCGTTCTGGTACCACTTCGCGATCATGTTCGAGGCGCTGTTCATCCTGACCACGGTGGACGCCGGCACCCGCGTCGGCCGCTTCATGCTCCAGGACATGCTCGGCAACGTCTGGAAGCCCATCGGCCGGGTCAACTGGAAGCCCGGCATCTGGCTGTGCAGCGGCCTGGTCGTCGCCGCCTGGGGCTACTTCCTCTACACCGGCGCCACCGACCCGCTCGGCGGAATCAACCAGCTCTTCCCGCTCTTCGGCATCGCCAACCAGCTGCTCGCCGCCATCGCCCTCGCCGTCTGCACCACCGTCCTCGTCAAGTCCGGGCGGCTGCGCTGGGCCTGGGTGACCGGCGTTCCCCTCGCCTGGGTCACCGCGATCACCTTCACCGCCGGCTGGCAGAAGGTCTTCTCCGCCGACCCGAAGATCGGCTTCTTCGCCCAACGGGCCCACTACGCCGACGCCCTGGACGCCGGCCGGATCCTCGCCCCCGCAAAGACGACCGCCGACATGCACACCGTGGTCACCAACTCCACCGTCGACGGCGTCCTCATTGCCCTCTTCCTGCTCCTGGTCGCCGTGGTGATCGGCAACGCGGCGGTGGTCTGCGTGCGCGCGATACGGTCCACGACGCCGCTGCCGACCACCGAGGCCCCGTACGTCGAGTCACGCATCGACGCACCCGGCGACTCCGTCGAGCCCCTGGCCGGAGCCCGCTCGTGA
- a CDS encoding YbdD/YjiX family protein — MRIRHWARAVRWYLRELTGEAQYDRHCERHRLHHPLTPVPTRREYQVLRTRHQEARTHSRCC, encoded by the coding sequence GTGAGGATCCGGCACTGGGCGCGGGCGGTGCGCTGGTATCTGCGCGAGCTGACCGGAGAGGCCCAGTACGACCGCCACTGCGAGCGGCACCGACTCCACCACCCGCTCACCCCGGTGCCGACCCGCCGGGAGTACCAGGTGCTGCGCACCCGGCATCAAGAGGCCCGCACCCACAGCCGCTGCTGCTGA
- a CDS encoding acetoacetate decarboxylase family protein: MPFPPSPWHLTGDMVVSLWRVPTDDLPPWPLPHGVRPWFVRGRATLLTFWVDYRPGGVLAYREFLIALAVRHGRRLAGSTVAAWVDDERSLAGGRALWGIPKEQGVIMLSADGRGSRGELTAEGIPPVRVTYRDVLRLPFRLPARAHLVQQLPDGKECHVPMRISGRPALGRSRVTTGADVRGQLLDGSAGPPPGAALGASAPLSFLARHRPLLSLAVRDFRSTVGS; the protein is encoded by the coding sequence GTGCCTTTTCCTCCGTCGCCGTGGCACCTCACCGGCGACATGGTCGTCTCCCTGTGGCGCGTCCCGACGGACGATCTGCCGCCCTGGCCCCTGCCGCACGGGGTCCGCCCCTGGTTCGTGCGGGGCCGTGCCACCCTGCTGACCTTCTGGGTGGACTACCGGCCCGGCGGCGTCCTCGCCTACCGCGAATTCCTCATCGCCCTGGCCGTTCGCCACGGCCGCCGCCTCGCCGGCAGCACCGTGGCCGCCTGGGTCGACGACGAACGCTCCCTGGCCGGGGGACGCGCCCTGTGGGGCATCCCGAAGGAGCAGGGCGTGATCATGCTCAGCGCGGACGGCCGGGGCAGCCGGGGCGAGCTGACCGCCGAAGGCATTCCGCCGGTCCGCGTCACGTACCGGGATGTGCTGCGGCTGCCCTTCCGGCTGCCTGCCCGCGCCCACCTGGTCCAGCAACTGCCCGACGGTAAGGAGTGCCACGTGCCCATGCGGATCAGCGGACGGCCGGCCCTCGGCCGCAGCCGCGTCACGACCGGGGCCGACGTTCGGGGCCAGTTGCTCGACGGCTCGGCCGGCCCGCCGCCCGGAGCCGCCCTCGGCGCGAGCGCTCCGCTGTCCTTCCTCGCCCGGCATCGGCCGCTCCTCTCCCTCGCCGTCCGCGACTTCCGCAGCACCGTGGGCAGTTGA